A window of the Lolium perenne isolate Kyuss_39 chromosome 7, Kyuss_2.0, whole genome shotgun sequence genome harbors these coding sequences:
- the LOC127300864 gene encoding putative pentatricopeptide repeat-containing protein At3g25970, translating to MRHRRHGHHLTIAAAKSHATLLKSRVISPTPWNQLLTAYSHSPLGLAAARRLFDEIPRPDAVSWNSFLTAHVSAGAHHAAWRLLRAMHALGLASNTFALGSALRSAAASRCPALGTQLHSLALKCSLADNVFSASAMLDMYAKCGRIRDARRVFDGMPERNTVSWNALIAGYVESGKVEQALELFLHMERQGFVPDEATFAALLPAVDGSNHLLMRQLHGKIMKFGSMLGLTVLNAAITAYSQCGALAECRRFFDGIGDSRDLISWNAMLGAYTHHGMACEAMRFFVRMMQESGVQLDMYSFTSIISVCPEHDDQRGIVVHGMVIKNGLEGVTPVCNALISMYTRFSDKCMMEDAHRCFDSLLLKDTVSWNSMLTGYSQHGMSADALRFFTCMHSENIRTDEYAFSAALRSCADLAVLLLGRQIHGSIIRSGFASNSFVSSSLIFMYSKTGILDDAKMSFEEADKSSSVPWNSMMFGYAQHGHAQTVYNLFNEMVELQVPLDHVTFVALITACSHAGLVDEGSEILNAMETRYGIPLRMEHYACGIDMYGRAGQLDRAKELIDSMPFEPDAMVWMTLLGACRIHGNMELASEVASHLLVAEPRQHSTYVLLSSMYSGLEMWSDRAIVQRAMRNRGLSKVPGWSWIEVKNEVHSFNAEDRSHPRMNEIYEVLSLLFQVATMFSSSEDDEAITAISSDA from the coding sequence ATGCGAcaccgccgccatggccaccACCTCACCATCGCCGCCGCCAAATCCCACGCCACCCTACTCAAGTCCCGTGTCATCTCCCCCACGCCATGGAACCAGCTCCTCACCGCCTACTCTCACTCCCCTCTCGGCctcgccgccgcgcgccgcctgTTCGACGAAATCCCCCGCCCGGACGCGGTCTCCTGGAACTCCTTTCTCACCGCGCACGTCTCTGCCGGCGCGCATCACGCCGCATGGCGCCTCCTGCGAGCCATGCATGCGCTGGGTCTCGCTTCCAACACCTTCGCCCTCGGCTCAGCACTCCGCTCTGCTGCTGCCTCGCGCTGCCCCGCCCTCGGCACGCAGCTGCACTCGCTCGCTTTAAAATGCAGCCTTGCAGATAACGTCTTCTCAGCAAGTGCAATGCTCGATATGTACGCTAAGTGTGGCCGCATTAGGGATGCTCGCcgcgtgtttgatggaatgccggAGCGAAACACCGTCTCTTGGAATGCTCTCATTGCCGGCTATGTGGAATCCGGGAAGGTGGAGCAAGCACTAGAGTTATTTCTTCACATGGAGAGACAGGGTTTTGTTCCAGATGAGGCTACATTCGCGGCATTACTCCCAGCAGTAGATGGCTCGAATCATTTGTTGATGCGTCAATTGCATGGGAAGATCATGAAATTCGGGTCCATGTTGGGCTTGACAGTGTTGAATGCAGCAATCACTGCGTACTCGCAGTGTGGGGCCCTTGCAGAATGTAGAAGGTTCTTTGATGGGATTGGGGATAGCAGGGATTTGATCTCATGGAATGCGATGCTTGGAGCTTACACTCACCATGGGATGGCCTGTGAGGCGATGAGATTCTTTGTTCGTATGATGCAAGAGAGCGGAGTTCAGCTTGACATGTATAGTTTCACGAGTATCATAAGTGTGTGTCCAGAGCATGACGACCAGCGAGGGATAGTAGTTCATGGCATGGTGATCAAGAACGGTTTGGAAGGAGTCACACCTGTTTGCAATGCTCTGATTTCTATGTACACTAGGTTCAGCGATAAGTGCATGATGGAAGATGCGCACAGGTGCTTCGACTCTTTGCTGCTCAAGGATACAGTCTCCTGGAATTCTATGTTAACTGGGTACTCACAGCACGGCATGAGTGCTGATGCCCTGAGATTCTTCACTTGTATGCATTCAGAAAATATTAGAACCGACGAGTATGCATTCTCTGCTGCTCTGCGTTCCTGCGCAGACCTTGCTGTCCTTCTACTAGGTAGACAGATACATGGTTCCATCATCCGTTCTGGTTTTGCTTCCAATAGTTTTGTTTCCAGCTCGCTGATCTTCATGTACTCTAAGACTGGTATTCTTGATGATGCGAAGATGTCTTTTGAGGAGGCAGACAAGAGTAGCTCTGTGCcctggaactctatgatgtttggTTATGCGCAACATGGACATGCACAGACTGTGTACAACCTCTTCAATGAGATGGTGGAACTTCAGGTTCCTTTGGATCATGTTACCTTTGTTGCCCTTATTACTGCGTGCAGTCACGCTGGTCTTGTGGATGAAGGTTCAGAAATTCTCAATGCCATGGAAACTAGGTACGGAATTCCTCTTCGGATGGAGCATTATGCATGCGGTATTGATATGTACGGGAGGGCTGGGCAGCTTGACAGAGCAAAAGAGCTCATTGACTCTATGCCATTCGAGCCAGATGCCATGGTGTGGATGACCCTGCTGGGTGCTTGCAGAATCCATGGGAATATGGAACTAGCAAGTGAAGTGGCCAGCCATCTTCTAGTGGCAGAACCTAGACAGCACTCCACCTACGTTCTCCTCTCCAGCATGTACTCTGGTCTTGAGATGTGGAGCGACAGAGCAATAGTGCAGAGGGCAATGAGGAATAGAGGGTTAAGCAAagtccctggttggagctggatcGAGGTGAAGAATGAGGTGCACTCTTTCAATGCGGAGGATAGGTCGCACCCGAGGATGAATGAGATATATGAGGTGTTGAGTTTGCTCTTTCAAGTGGCAACCATGTTCTCTTCTTCTGAAGATGATGAGGCTATAACGGCAATTTCAAGTGACGCGTGA
- the LOC127300865 gene encoding nudix hydrolase 15, mitochondrial — translation MEGEKPGTDLEELIGRLRLHQPPPSPCAGDPSTAATPNAGELFKPRRAAVLICLFRGSAGELRVILTKRSSSLSTHSGEVALPGGKTDEGDADDAATALREAEEEIGLDPCLVTVVTSLEHFLSKHLLVVVPIVGILSDIEGFKPVLNIHEVDDIFDVPLEMFLKDENRRSEERERMGQVFTIQYFNYETENRKYVIWGLTARILIHAASIVYQRTPDFVERRLQFNLPKY, via the exons ATGGAAGGGGAGAAGCCCGGCACGGATCTTGAGGAGCTCATCGGCCGGCTGAGGCTTCACCAGCCGCCTCCCTCCCCGTGTGCCGGCGATCCATCCACGGCGGCGACCCCAAACGCCGGCGAGCTGTTCAAGCCGCGGAGGGCCGCCGTGCTGATCTGCCTCTTCCGGGGCTCCGCCGGGGAGCTCCGCGTCATCCTCACCAAGCGCTCATCTTCCCTCTCCACCCACTCAG GGGAAGTTGCATTGCCAGGCGGAAAAACTGACGAGGGTGATGCTGACGATGCAGCTACAGCATTgagggaggcagaggaggagattGGGCTTGATCCATGTCTGGTCACTGTTGTTACCTCTCTCGAGCACTTCTTGTCAAAG CATCTTCTGGTAGTTGTTCCTATAGTTGGCATACTCTCAGAtatagaaggatttaaacctgtTCTCAACATCCATGAGGTCGATGACATTTTCGATGTGCCCCTGGAGATGTTCCTCAAG GATGAGAACAGGAGATCTGAGGAGAGAGAACGGATGGGGCAAGTCTTCACAATCCAGTACTTCAATTACGAGACAGAGAACCGTAAGTATGTAATCTGGGGTCTGACTGCCCGAATCCTGATCCATGCTGCTTCCATTGTATACCAGCGGACACCGGACTTTGTAGAGCGAAGATTACAGTTCAACTTGCCAAAGTACTAA
- the LOC127300867 gene encoding uncharacterized protein codes for MSSAAARGGTAAPWAQAQHHLLQEFEYFLVVDFEATCEKDSRIYPQEIIEFPSVLVDGATGRIESAFRRYVRPKYHPVLTQFCRDLTGIRQEDVDGGVDLGEALWLHHRWLQAATSGARKGGSLAVVTWGDWDCRTMLESECVFKGIAKPAYFDRWVNLRVPFQAVLGGGGRATLQEAVRAAGLQWEGRLHCGLDDARNTARLLVEIMRRGAKIAITGSLAPPPIQPKEEEEQQPHTSLCGGAAGACFCGVASRGGVVAMPGPMQGRCYWGCGNWTPTMGAICPYFLWSN; via the coding sequence ATGTCgagcgcggcggcgcgcgggggcACGGCGGCGCCGTGGGCTCAGGCGCAacaccacctgctgcaggagttcGAGTACTTCCTGGTCGTGGATTTCGAAGCCACATGCGAGAAGGACAGCCGGATCTACCCGCAGGAGATCATCGAATTCCCCTCCGTCCTCGTCGACGGCGCCACCGGCCGAATCGAGTCCGCCTTCCGCAGGTACGTCCGCCCTAAGTACCACCCCGTGCTGACTCAGTTTTGCAGGGATCTCACAGGGATCCGGCAGGAGGACGTCGATGGAGGCGTGGACCTCGGCGAAGCGCTCTGGCTGCACCACCGCTGGCTGCAGGCGGCGACGTCGGGGGCCAGGAAAGGCGGCAGCTTGGCCGTCGTGACGTGGGGGGATTGGGATTGCCGTACGATGCTGGAATCGGAGTGCGTCTTCAAGGGGATCGCCAAGCCCGCCTACTTCGATCGCTGGGTCAACCTCAGGGTCCCCTTCCAGGCGGTGCTCGGGGGCGGAGGGCGGGCCACTCTGCAGGAGGCCGTCCGGGCCGCGGGCTTACAGTGGGAGGGCCGCCTGCACTGCGGGCTTGATGACGCGCGCAACACCGCGCGGCTTCTTGTTGAAATCATGCGGAGGGGCGCCAAGATCGCCATTACCGGCTCCTTGGCGCCGCCCCCGATCCAgcccaaggaggaggaggagcagcagccacACACAAGTCTGTGCGGTGGCGCCGCCGGGGCATGCTTCTGCGGAGTGGCGAGCAGAGGGGGCGTTGTAGCTATGCCAGGGCCAATGCAGGGGAGGTGCTATTGGGGGTGCGGCAACTGGACGCCCACCATGGGAGCCATCTGCCCCTACTTCCTGTGGAGCAATTGA